From a single Cotesia glomerata isolate CgM1 linkage group LG6, MPM_Cglom_v2.3, whole genome shotgun sequence genomic region:
- the LOC123266948 gene encoding zinc finger protein 665-like isoform X2, translating into MTECYLDFDRVCRICLTESTNLTSLYCNDSVPGVFPSLSQRISTCGAIELNERDGLPSLICENCIYKASVAHDFREQCQNSDARLRLCYDKPARLQSNDSSTQTEIEERTMAKNVNSNYFVKQEIQGFNQDLNTIGVYQNPQVEVTSNQIVTDDKLFLCNIDYQTKELEKQPVLESTQHQNQQHQHQHQLQHQHQELDHQDIQHQVLIPEQQQVSIAVAIETGQRLPNSVTMAEMKPVVAQYVDNELLVNNDDSVEDEDLEDEEEETEIPGDGFNKEQDISIDLHEPKWEEESEELVPSKRLTRKAKDIAGKSYSVDEIDEDLPDNNDDDDDEPKFKCKVCSKRYNTSKGLKNHAQVHDKKHKCHVCLKSFYNLENMEKHVKIHETKPHACQLCHTCFAKPQSLVRHLKSHSDKIQGSNNNNIKSNENGTITIVRTEDTEDDDDDRDGFQTNETDEFDSAPGLYKCSECNQFCSTLKNLKRHSLIHGDKKYSCTVCKKYFFRPDTLKKHAEKHGHGLLDNLSDENKLYESDDETFNRSNTLANNINGNGTNDTDNKKIDSDEDGSGEYKCQHCDKVMATKKGLRRHVSMHKPKAEPVTCEICKKVCASQARLVLHQKTHSKPKEKVPREYLCHICSKVYPSNSSLTYHMRTHTGVKPHVCQTCNSGFTTTTSLANHIRIHTGDKPFVCHVCSAAFAVSSAFRRHLTRHTGEANYLCKTCGKAFKRLSTLKEHTYTHSGEKPYVCKTCGAAYSHSGSLFAHQKRCRVQYGEMVTSENNHSHVPHHIHVNNVQTAVRSLAVIGQMF; encoded by the exons atgaCCGAGTGCTACCTGGATTTCGATAGAGTTTGTAGAATATGTTTAACAGAATCAACAAATTTAACATCATTGTATTGTAATGATTCGGTACCAGGTGTATTTCCAAGTTTATCACAGCGTATATCAACATGTGGGGCTATTGAGCTTAATGAAAGAGACGGATTACCATCGTTAATTTGTGagaattgtatttataaagCAAGTGTAGCTCATGATTTTCGTGAACAGTGTCAGAATTCAGATGCACGATTACGTTTATGTTACGATAAACCAGCTCGTCTACAAtcaaat GACTCCAGTACGCAAACAGAAATTGAAGAGAGAACGATGgctaaaaatgtaaattcaaattattttgtaaaacaAGAAATTCAAGGGTTTAATCAAGATTTAAATACAATAGGTGTTTACCAAAATCCCCAAGTTGAAGTTACAAGCAATCAAATAGTTACTGACGATAAATTATTCCTATGTAATATTGACTACCAAACGAAAGAATTAGAAAAACAGCCAGTGCTTGAATCGACTCAGCATCAAAATCAGCAGCACCAACACCAACACCAACTCCAACATCAACATCAAGAACTCGATCATCAAGATATTCAACATCAAGTATTAATACCAGAGCAGCAACAAGTTTCTATAGCAGTCGCGATTGAAACAGGGCAACGATTACCAAATTCTGTTACAATGGCTGAAATGAAACCAGTGGTTGCACAATACGTGGACAACGAATTGTTGGTTAATAACGATGACAGTGTTGAAGACGAAGATCTTGAggatgaagaagaagaaactGAAATTCCAGGCGACGGATTTAACAAAGAGCAAGATATTTCGATTGATTTACACGAACCTAAGTGGGAAGAAGAATCAGAGGAATTAGTGCCCAGCAAAAGATTGACGCGCAAGGCTAAGGATATTGCCGGTAAATCATACAGCGTTGATGAAATTGACGAAGATTTACCTGATAATAACGATGACGACGACGATGAGCCGAAATTCAAGTGTAAAGTTTGTTCAAAACGATACAACACATCGAAAGGCTTGAAAAATCATGCCCAAGTTCATGATAAAAAACACAAATGCCACGTGTGTTTAAAGTCATTTTACAACCTTGAGAATATGGAAAAACatgtaaaaattcatgaaaCTAAGCCTCATGCGTGTCAACTGTGCCATACATGTTTTGCTAAGCCGCAAAGCTTGGTTCGGCATCTCAAGAGTCATTCGGATAAAATTCAGggtagcaataataataatataaaaagcaaTGAAAACGGAACAATAACGATCGTAAGAACTGAAGATACCGAGGATGACGATGACGATCGTGACGGTTTTCAGACAAATGAAACCGATGAATTCGACAGTGCGCCTGGTCTGTACAAGTGCAGTGAATGCAATCAGTTTTGTTCGACTTTGAAGAATCTCAAAAGACATTCATTGATTCAcggtgataaaaaatattcctgtacggtttgtaaaaaatatttcttccgACCAGATACACTGAAGAAACATGCTGAAAAACATGGTCATGGTTTACTGGACAATTTGTCAGACGAGAACAAATTGTATGAGTCCGATGACGAGACATTCAATCGCAGTAATACGCTGGCTAATAATATCAACGGCAATGGGACCAATGAtactgataataaaaaaattgacagtgaTGAAGACGGTTCTGGGGAGTACAAGTGTCAGCATTGCGACAAAGTTATGGCAACTAAAAAAGGATTAAGACGGCATGTGTCGATGCATAAGCCAAAAGCAGAGCCAGTAACCTgtgaaatttgtaaaaaagtgTGTGCTAGTCAAGCTAGACTGGTTCTTCATCAAAAAACACACAGTAAACCTAAGGAAAAAGTACCGCGGGAATATCTCTGTCATATATGCAGTAAAGTATACCCAAGCAATTCATCACTGACCTATCACATGAGGACACATACTGGAGTAAAACCGCATGTGTGTCAAACATGTAACAGCGGTTTTACAACAACGACCAGTCTCGCTAATCACATTCGAATCCATACTGGTGATAAACCCTTCGTTTGCCACGTATGTAGTGCTGCATTTGCTGTAAGCTCGGCCTTCAGACGTCACTTAACTCGTCATACCGGAGAAGCCAATTATCTTTGTAAAACTTGCGGCAAGGCATTCAAAAGACTCAGCACACTGAAGGAACATACCTACACCCATTCGGGAGAAAAACCTTATGTTTGTAAAACATGTGGTGCTGCTTACAGCCACAGTGGAAGTTTATTTGCTCATCAAAAACGTTGCAGAGTACAGTATGGTGAAATGGTTACTTCTGAGAATAATCATTCGCATGTACCACATCATATTCACGTTAATAATGTACAGACAGCGGTCAGATCACTTGCAGTTATCGGacaaatgttttaa
- the LOC123266948 gene encoding zinc finger protein 665-like isoform X1 produces MTECYLDFDRVCRICLTESTNLTSLYCNDSVPGVFPSLSQRISTCGAIELNERDGLPSLICENCIYKASVAHDFREQCQNSDARLRLCYDKPARLQSNLQDSSTQTEIEERTMAKNVNSNYFVKQEIQGFNQDLNTIGVYQNPQVEVTSNQIVTDDKLFLCNIDYQTKELEKQPVLESTQHQNQQHQHQHQLQHQHQELDHQDIQHQVLIPEQQQVSIAVAIETGQRLPNSVTMAEMKPVVAQYVDNELLVNNDDSVEDEDLEDEEEETEIPGDGFNKEQDISIDLHEPKWEEESEELVPSKRLTRKAKDIAGKSYSVDEIDEDLPDNNDDDDDEPKFKCKVCSKRYNTSKGLKNHAQVHDKKHKCHVCLKSFYNLENMEKHVKIHETKPHACQLCHTCFAKPQSLVRHLKSHSDKIQGSNNNNIKSNENGTITIVRTEDTEDDDDDRDGFQTNETDEFDSAPGLYKCSECNQFCSTLKNLKRHSLIHGDKKYSCTVCKKYFFRPDTLKKHAEKHGHGLLDNLSDENKLYESDDETFNRSNTLANNINGNGTNDTDNKKIDSDEDGSGEYKCQHCDKVMATKKGLRRHVSMHKPKAEPVTCEICKKVCASQARLVLHQKTHSKPKEKVPREYLCHICSKVYPSNSSLTYHMRTHTGVKPHVCQTCNSGFTTTTSLANHIRIHTGDKPFVCHVCSAAFAVSSAFRRHLTRHTGEANYLCKTCGKAFKRLSTLKEHTYTHSGEKPYVCKTCGAAYSHSGSLFAHQKRCRVQYGEMVTSENNHSHVPHHIHVNNVQTAVRSLAVIGQMF; encoded by the exons atgaCCGAGTGCTACCTGGATTTCGATAGAGTTTGTAGAATATGTTTAACAGAATCAACAAATTTAACATCATTGTATTGTAATGATTCGGTACCAGGTGTATTTCCAAGTTTATCACAGCGTATATCAACATGTGGGGCTATTGAGCTTAATGAAAGAGACGGATTACCATCGTTAATTTGTGagaattgtatttataaagCAAGTGTAGCTCATGATTTTCGTGAACAGTGTCAGAATTCAGATGCACGATTACGTTTATGTTACGATAAACCAGCTCGTCTACAAtcaaat ttGCAGGACTCCAGTACGCAAACAGAAATTGAAGAGAGAACGATGgctaaaaatgtaaattcaaattattttgtaaaacaAGAAATTCAAGGGTTTAATCAAGATTTAAATACAATAGGTGTTTACCAAAATCCCCAAGTTGAAGTTACAAGCAATCAAATAGTTACTGACGATAAATTATTCCTATGTAATATTGACTACCAAACGAAAGAATTAGAAAAACAGCCAGTGCTTGAATCGACTCAGCATCAAAATCAGCAGCACCAACACCAACACCAACTCCAACATCAACATCAAGAACTCGATCATCAAGATATTCAACATCAAGTATTAATACCAGAGCAGCAACAAGTTTCTATAGCAGTCGCGATTGAAACAGGGCAACGATTACCAAATTCTGTTACAATGGCTGAAATGAAACCAGTGGTTGCACAATACGTGGACAACGAATTGTTGGTTAATAACGATGACAGTGTTGAAGACGAAGATCTTGAggatgaagaagaagaaactGAAATTCCAGGCGACGGATTTAACAAAGAGCAAGATATTTCGATTGATTTACACGAACCTAAGTGGGAAGAAGAATCAGAGGAATTAGTGCCCAGCAAAAGATTGACGCGCAAGGCTAAGGATATTGCCGGTAAATCATACAGCGTTGATGAAATTGACGAAGATTTACCTGATAATAACGATGACGACGACGATGAGCCGAAATTCAAGTGTAAAGTTTGTTCAAAACGATACAACACATCGAAAGGCTTGAAAAATCATGCCCAAGTTCATGATAAAAAACACAAATGCCACGTGTGTTTAAAGTCATTTTACAACCTTGAGAATATGGAAAAACatgtaaaaattcatgaaaCTAAGCCTCATGCGTGTCAACTGTGCCATACATGTTTTGCTAAGCCGCAAAGCTTGGTTCGGCATCTCAAGAGTCATTCGGATAAAATTCAGggtagcaataataataatataaaaagcaaTGAAAACGGAACAATAACGATCGTAAGAACTGAAGATACCGAGGATGACGATGACGATCGTGACGGTTTTCAGACAAATGAAACCGATGAATTCGACAGTGCGCCTGGTCTGTACAAGTGCAGTGAATGCAATCAGTTTTGTTCGACTTTGAAGAATCTCAAAAGACATTCATTGATTCAcggtgataaaaaatattcctgtacggtttgtaaaaaatatttcttccgACCAGATACACTGAAGAAACATGCTGAAAAACATGGTCATGGTTTACTGGACAATTTGTCAGACGAGAACAAATTGTATGAGTCCGATGACGAGACATTCAATCGCAGTAATACGCTGGCTAATAATATCAACGGCAATGGGACCAATGAtactgataataaaaaaattgacagtgaTGAAGACGGTTCTGGGGAGTACAAGTGTCAGCATTGCGACAAAGTTATGGCAACTAAAAAAGGATTAAGACGGCATGTGTCGATGCATAAGCCAAAAGCAGAGCCAGTAACCTgtgaaatttgtaaaaaagtgTGTGCTAGTCAAGCTAGACTGGTTCTTCATCAAAAAACACACAGTAAACCTAAGGAAAAAGTACCGCGGGAATATCTCTGTCATATATGCAGTAAAGTATACCCAAGCAATTCATCACTGACCTATCACATGAGGACACATACTGGAGTAAAACCGCATGTGTGTCAAACATGTAACAGCGGTTTTACAACAACGACCAGTCTCGCTAATCACATTCGAATCCATACTGGTGATAAACCCTTCGTTTGCCACGTATGTAGTGCTGCATTTGCTGTAAGCTCGGCCTTCAGACGTCACTTAACTCGTCATACCGGAGAAGCCAATTATCTTTGTAAAACTTGCGGCAAGGCATTCAAAAGACTCAGCACACTGAAGGAACATACCTACACCCATTCGGGAGAAAAACCTTATGTTTGTAAAACATGTGGTGCTGCTTACAGCCACAGTGGAAGTTTATTTGCTCATCAAAAACGTTGCAGAGTACAGTATGGTGAAATGGTTACTTCTGAGAATAATCATTCGCATGTACCACATCATATTCACGTTAATAATGTACAGACAGCGGTCAGATCACTTGCAGTTATCGGacaaatgttttaa